The following is a genomic window from Leclercia sp. AS011.
CGGCTCTGCCGGGCGCGCTGTTCTCGGTATGGCATAACCTGTCCGGCTCGCTGCTGGCGGGTTACTGGTCGGGTAAGCCGATCGATGAGCAAAAGAAACGCGATGTGGTGAAGGAAGGTTAATTCAGCTTCGCGACAGCGAAGGCATGCTTTACACTGAAGCCTCTCACAGGAGGCTTCAGCTATGTCTATACCGAGATTGACCCAGAAAGAGATGACGGAGAGCGAGCAGCGCGAACTGAAAACCCTGCTCGATCGCGCCCGTATCGCCCATGGCCGACTGCTGACCAACGCCGAAACCAATCACGTGAAAAAAGAGTACATCGACAAACTGATGGCGCAGCGTGAACTGGACGCTAAAAAAGCCCGCAAGCTTAAAAAAGAGCAGGCTTATAAAGTGGATAAAGAGGCGACATTCTCCTGGTCGGCAAATACTCCCACCCGTGGAAGGCGCTAATCAGCGCCCTTTCTTTTTGCGCCCTGGCTGGGTGAAGCGCTTCCCGTTCCCGGCCGGTTTGGCTTTGCTTTTCTCTTCCGACTGCGGGGCTTTGACCACCGGGCGTTTAATGCCCTGGGTTTTCGGTTTTGCCTTCGCTTTTGGCTTCGCTTCGGAGGAGGAGTTCTCGATCAGCTTGAACAGCTCAATCAACTCGTCGCCGGTCAGATCGCGCCACTCGCCCAGCGGGATGCCGGAGAGGCTGACGTTCATGATGCGGGTACGTTCCAGCTTCGTCACTTCAAAGCCAAAATGTTCGCACATGCGGCGGATCTGGCGGTTTAAGCCCTGAACCAGGGTAATACGGAACGCAAACGGCGCCTCTTTCTTCACCTT
Proteins encoded in this region:
- a CDS encoding DUF3811 domain-containing protein; the protein is MSIPRLTQKEMTESEQRELKTLLDRARIAHGRLLTNAETNHVKKEYIDKLMAQRELDAKKARKLKKEQAYKVDKEATFSWSANTPTRGRR